From the Marivivens sp. LCG002 genome, the window GAACATGCGTCGATTCTCTTTCTGCACGACGATGCTCGTGATTTCTGGGCCTTTATAGGCGACAAACTTTGATGGTTTGCCGCAACTTGCGAGCCCGAGAAAAGCGACGAACGCCACCAAGATTTTTACAAGTTTCATGTTTAGCTGCTCAATTTTACCTTGCGCCCTCCTACATCAATTCAGAGGCCCGATCTATTGAAGAACAGCTGTTCACGAGCGTGTGAATGCACCTGCAATCTCGACGTGTGACGACCAACGGAACTGATCGACGACGATCAACCGCTCAAGTTTCCACCCCGCATCGACAAGCGTCTTGGCGTCGCGTGCGAATGTAACGGGGTTACAAGATACCATCGCGACAACGGGCACGGCGGAGCGTGTGATGGCTTCGATCTGGGCTTCGGCTCCTGCTCGAGGAGGATCAATCACGATCGCTTTGAAGCGCGCAAGTTCGTCAGGTTCCAACGGCCTGCGGAAAAGATCCCGCGTTTCGGTCGTCACAAGTTTGAGGCCGCTTGCCTCGCGCCAACCACGATCAAGAGCGGCGAGCATTTCACGAACGCCTTCGACCGCATGAACTTCTGCAGTTTTGGCGAGAGGAAGCGAAAAAGTTCCACAACCCGAAAACAAATCGATAACGCTCGGCGCTTTGCCGACGGTTTCGATGACAAAGGATTGAAGCGCCGCCTCACCCGCCTTGGTCGCCTGAAGGAATGAACCCGGCGGAGGAACGACACGCGCTGCTCCAAAACGCTGCTCGGGCGGGTTCATGGTGACGATTGGCTCATCCTTCCAGACCAAACGGGCGATATTATGGATGCGCGCAAATTCTGCCATCTCGATGCGAATAGCCTCGGTCAGCTCTTTGTCGGTTTCGACATGAATATCGGGACCCGCTTCGCTTTGAATGACCGTAATATCGATCTCGCCCTTCCGCGATGCAGCCGCGACAGTAAGGGCCTCAAGCGTCGGAATGAGAGCGATCAATTCGGGCGTCAGAAGCTTGCAGTCGGGAATTTCGACAATGGTGCCCGAACCTTTGGCATGAAAACCGACCATCGCGCCCTTTTTCGTGCGCTTGCCGGAAAACTTGGCCCGACGACGCGAATTTGCAGGCGATGTCTCGACATGTTCCGGTGCAAAATCGATCCCCTGAGCCGCAAGTGCCTTTTGAACAACCGATGCTTTCCATTCCGCAACAAACCGATCAGAGGCATGTTGAAGTGCGCAGCCCCCACAAGCCTTGAAATGTCGACAAGGTGGAGCAACGCGATCTGGCGAAGGCTTGAGAATACGTGCGGTGCCATCTTCAAGGACGTCAACTTCCTCGTCGGGAAGCACCCGCGCGACGAGTTCGCCGTCTTCGGTGCGGCCAAGAGCGTTGTGCGTGAGTGACTTGATGAGTTGCATGAGGGCTTCCTTTGATCCGAGGCTGCATTACCCCAGCTTTTCGTTATCCCGCAACTGTCAGAGTGCAAGAAGGGCGTCTTTGGAAAGCGTGAACCCGGATTCGATCCACGCGGCTTCAAGGGTCCGCAAACGCTCGCCCAGCGCGTGACCCTCGTACTGACCAAGAAGCTCTTGTGCCTTGATCGGGAAACTCGCGGATGCGCCAAGCGCAAGATCATCTTCGATTGCCGGTAACGGATTCTGAAAAAAGGCGAAACGAAGAACCATTATGGACCGAGCGGTCTCGAGACCATACCGATAAGCGAGCTCGGCAGGAGCCTTGCTCCCTAACGCCTCTGCTTGATAAAGGTCGACACGTTTTGCCTCGGAGTTGCTCAGACGCAAACGCTCTTTGGCGTCCTGACCCCCAAGCGCTGCAAGACGCAACATCGGATCTGGAACGGCTTCGGTCGCGAGGTGGACGAGAATTGCCAGCGTGACGGGGGCTGCTCCCGGCAACACGCGCGCCAGGATTCCCGAAGCGCCCATGGATCCAAGCACAGGCGCAGGATCGGGCGCTGCCAAGAGTTTCCGCATCTCGTTCCCAATCCGCTCGGCGGAAAGAGCTTCGATACCATCCTGATGTTCGGCACAGGCGGCAAGAGCCTCTGCGTCTATCCCCTGGTCGGCATTACCATACCACGCGGAGAAGCGAAAAAACCTGAGTATCCTGAGGTAGTCCTCGCGAATTCGATCCTCAGGGTTGCCGATAAAGCGAACGATGCCCTGCTCAAGATCAGGCAAGCCCCCTATAGGATCGAAAACGTCGCCTTTGGAATTTGCATAAAGAGCATTCATGGTGAAATCGCGGCGCGCAGCATCCTCTTGCATCGTTTCTGCGAATGCAACGACGGCATGTCGGCCATCGGTCTCGACATCCTTGCGATAGGTCGTGACCTCAAAAGGAATGCCGTCTTCTACAAGAGTGATCGTGCCGTGATCGATACCCGTCGGAACGGCTTTTATTCCAACAGATTCGGCCAGCGATAGTATCTGCTCAGGCGTCGCAGAGGTCGAAATATCGAAGTCCGACACAGGCTGCTTGAGCAAGGCGTTGCGCACACAGCCCCCGACAAAAAAGGCTTCGAACCCAGCATCCTCGAACATTGCGCACACGCGTTGAGATGCGGATGACGATATCCATGCGTCCCGAATTTTCGTCATTGATCCAACCGTTCGGCAAAGCGGCGCAGGATGAGAGCGGTCGCACCCCAAATATAATAAGGGCCGTAGGGTACAGTGAAGTAAAACCGCTTTTGCCCCTGCCAGCGTCTGCCTTCTACACGAAAATTCGATGGGTTGGTGACGTGATCGAACGGGACGGTAAAAGCTTCTTCAACTTCGCCCGCTTCGGGTTCGAAGACGAAGGGTTCTTTTACAAGGGCGACAACCGGCGTCGCGATATAGTTCGAAACGGTTTCATGGGTCGGAAGGCAACCCAGCACTTCGACGTTCGAAGGCACGAGGCCGATTTCTTCATGGGCCTCGCGCAGCGCGGTTGCTTCCAGATCCGCATCCGTATCGTCACGACGACCACCGGGAAATGCGATTTGCCCCGGATGATGTTTGAGATGTGCTGACCTCTTGGTGAGGATCAGTGAACCGTCGCTTTCGTTGAATGCTACAAGAACTGCAGCCTGTCTCGGTGTCCGCCCCGCAGGAAGGCGGATACCGGGGTTGAGATCAAAGTCAGAAGAGCTGTCGCCCCGTTTGGCAAGGGCGCTCAGCAAAATCTGTCTTAAATCAGGCTTGTTCATCCGGCTTCTCGGTTGCTTCAAATCCGAGAGTAGCAGGATCGAACTCGTAATGCGAACCACAGAACTGACAATCGGCGGTCACAATACCTTCTTCGGTCGTCATGTGACGAATATCCTTGGCCGAATAGATCGAAAGGCTTTCGCGAACGCGCTCTTCCGAACAGGTGCAGCCGAATTTTACTGTCTGCGCATCAAAGACCCTAGGGGTTTCTTCGTGGAACAAACGCAAAAGAAGTTCGGTCGGCTGGACCGTCGGGCCGATCAATTCGAGTTGTTCGACCGTATCGAGAAGCACATTTGCACGGGTCCAGTTTTCACCTTCATCCTCGTCGAGGAGATCTGTCGCAGCCAAGAGACCGTCTTCTCCTGTTGCTTCTTCTCCTTTGGCAAAGGGCGACGCCTTGGGCATATGCTGGAGCATGACACCCCCAGCACGCCAATGCGCATCTTGCCCAGGCATTTGTGATGTCCCGAAGCTCAACTCGAAACGGGTCGGGATTTGCTCGGACTGGGCGAAGTATGTTTCAGCACATTTCGACAAAGAGCCGCCCGCAATCGGCGTGATGCCTTGATAAGGGGTCATGCCTTTGCCCTGATCGATCAGGATCGCAAAATAGCCTTGGCCGATTTGGGTGAAAGTATCCTGGTTCGGATCAAGCGCCTCTCGATCGAATGACGCGTAAGCGCGGATGCGAGCAGGCTCGCCATCATCGGTCGGCCCATAATAATCGGTCGCGATAAGCCGCACGGAACCGCTACCACGCACTTGGAGAGAGAGCTTCCAGCGCAGCTTGATGGTTTGACCGATGAGCGCGGTCAATAGACACATCTCGGCGATCAAGGCTTCGATTTGCGGCGGGTAATCGTGCTGGGCCAGCACCTGCTGCAACAGACCATCGAGCCGCGCGACCCGCCCCCGAATATCCGAGCGGTCTAGTTGAAATGGCAGGACGGTATCATCCCAAGCGAGCTGCGAGCCGAGCGACATATGACTTCCTTCGAAAAGGTCTGGAATTGGCGTATCGCGTCCATATAGTCGTCTTGAGCAAAGGTCCAAGGGGGTAAATGACATGAGGCGCTTCGGAGAACCCGTAATTTCGGGTCAAAAATACACCGTTCGCCCCGGAGTATATGTCATTCTACCGCGCCAAGGGCGTCTCTTGCTCACCAAACAGGACGGTGAGGTTCAACTCCCCGGTGGCGGTATCGACCGCGGGGAGTCACCTCTTCAAGCGCTTCACCGAGAGGTATTCGAAGAAACAGGCTGGCGCATCGCCGATCCGCTCAAAGTAGGCGTTTATCAGCGTTTCTGCTATATGCCCGATTATGATCTCTGGGCGAAAAAAGTGTGCCACATCTATATCGCGCGCCCGATCCTGAAACTCGGCGCCCCGACCGAACTCGGTCACCAGGCCGTTTGGGTCGAAAAAGCCCTTGCAGAAATCGTGCTCGCAAATTCAGGCGATCGCGCCTTTGTCGCCTCGCTCTAGGTCAAATCGCGTTTTTCGACCAACAGTCCATAGAGCGTAGTCTGAACGCTCAGGCTGAACATGAATTCGAGCCAGATGAAAGGCAACCAGAGCAATATTCCTCCAGTCGGAAAGAGCGCTTCGAACTGCACGAGCAAGATACTAAGAACATAGTTCAAAACCCCAAGGATCAGAGCAATTTGAAAAAGGTCTTTGCTCACGCTTGCGGTCATCCGAAAGGACTCGAGGATCGGAAGCGAGTGGCCGACAGTTATCCCAGTAAGTGCAAGGCTGAAACGCAAGGTCAGAAAATAAACGACGAGCGTCACACCGAATTCGAGAAAGGGCGCAAGATAAACCAGAAGGTTACCTAATCCGATGGAAATCACTCCGATCACTAGAAAGCCGATCATCACGACGGCAAGAATGATCATCGAAACACCAAAGACCCGACCGACATAACCGATCAGTTCCTTCATATGCACAACAGGAAGCCACGCTGGATATTCTTCCAGCAGGATAAAGCGGTGCCACAGAACAGGCACCCATGACGTAAGCACCAAGAAGGCAAACATGGTGATCAAAAGATAGAACGATGATGTTCCTTCTGGATTTTCGAGAATCTGAAATCGGCTCAGCAAGAAATAGATTATCCCGCCGAGCAATACTGCGGGTCCGACCGAGATCTTGAGCGCATTGCCAAAGTTCCCCGTCAGCATCTTGAACGCATGTCGCAGGATCAATCCGTGCATATTCTTCTCCAGAACCCAAAATTTAGCCGTAGAACTCACGAAACACGGCTTGGGGTCAATGGCCTTCCCTTGCTTGCAGTTAAAAAACCCGTTATCGCGCCTGCGATATCCAACAAGGAGAGACCGCGATGTCCGCCCCAAAGAAAGTCGTCCTCGCCTACTCCGGCGGCCTCGACACGTCGATCATTCTGAAGTGGCTCCAGACCGAATACGGTTGTGAGGTTGTCACCTTTACCGCCGACCTTGGTCAGGGCGAAGAGCTTGAGCCTGCGCGCAAAAAGGCAGAGCTGCTCGGCATCAAACCCGAAAACATCTTTATCGAAGACGTGCGCGAAGAATTCGTAAAGGACTTCGTCTTCCCGATGTTCCGTGCAAATGCCGTTTACGAAGGCCTTTATCTGCTCGGCACATCCATTGCACGTCCGCTGATTTCCAAGCGTCTTGTCGAGATCGCGGAAATGACCGGCGCCGACGCCGTTGCGCACGGCGCGACCGGCAAGGGCAACGATCAGGTTCGCTTCGAACTGTCGGCTTATGCGCTCAACCCCGCTATCAAGGTGATCGCACCCTGGCGCGAATGGGATCTGACCTCGCGCACCAAACTGATCGAATTCGCGGAAGAGCACCAGATTCCGATCGCCAAGGACAAGCGCGGCGAGGCTCCCTTCTCGGTTGACGCAAACCTGCTGCACACTTCGTCCGAAGGTAAAGCTCTCGAGAACCCTGCTGATCAGGCACCCGAATACGTCTACCAGCGCACCGTTTCTCCGGAAGAGGCACCAGACACCCCCGAGTTCATCGAAGTCACCTTTGAAAAGGGTGATGCGGTTGCGATCAACGGTGTCGAAATGTCGCCAGCAACGATCCTTACCGAGCTTAACGAATATGGCCGTAAGCATGGCATCGGGCGTCTTGATTTCGTCGAAAACCGCTTCGTCGGCATGAAGTCCCGCGGCATCTATGAAACACCGGGCGGCACGATCCTTCTTGAAGCGCACCGTGGTATCGAACAGATCACCCTTGATAGCGGTGCGGGTCACCTCAAGGATTCGATCATGCCGCGCTATGCCGAGCTGATCTATAACGGCTTCTGGTTCTCACCCGAGCGCGAAATGCTTCAGGCGCTTATCGACAAGAGCCAAGAACATGTTACGGGCACCGTCCGACTCAAGCTTTACAAAGGTTCGGCAAGCACCGTTGGCCGCTGGTCCGAATACTCGCTCTACTCCGAGAAGCACGTCACCTTTGAAGAAGACGCGGGCGCCTACGATCAGAAAGATGCCGCCGGCTTCATTCAGCTCAACGCGCTGCGTCTCAAGCTCATTGCAACGCGGAACCGCCGCGTCAAAGGCTGAACTGGTTGCATATGAAATGCGAAAGGGTCCGAAATTCGGGCCCTTTTTGCTTTGTCAGAGACGAACTGTCTGGACTTCATGCAGGTCGGGGATCGAGTCGGCAGCCCCTTTGCGGGTTACCATGATGGCGCCTGCGCGGTTAGCGGTCCTGAGCGCTTGTTCCATCGGCTGACCACGATCAAGACCTGCAAGGACATAACCCGTAAAGGTATCCCCTGCCCCCGTCGTATCAACAGGTTCGACCTTGTAGGCTTCAAACGTCTTGTGAATGCCGTGCTCGGTTTCGAACCATTCTGCACCGCGTGATCCCAAGGTGATGATAACGTCACGCACACCAAGTTCCTGAGGCGTCTTGCCCAGCGCCTCGGTCAACTGGCGCGCCTCGACTTCGTTCAGGATGAGAAAGTCGATAAACTCGATCACATCCGAAACGGCCTTTGCGCTGAAGGGTGCCGCAGCATAGGCAACTTTGAGACCCATCTGCTTGGCAAGCGCGGCGGTTTCAACCTGAAGATTGGTTTCGTTCTGGCAAACGACACGGTCACCTGTATGCGCTTCGGAAAGCGCGGCCTGGACGGATTCCAGTCGGATCAATGTCGAAGCACCGGGTTGGATGATGATCGTATTCTCACCATCGTCAGCCACAGCAATAATGGCTTGCGAGGTCAAATCGCCGATCGTTTCGATATATCGGGTATCCACACCGTATTCGAGAAGCCGATCGCGGGCCCATATCCCGTCTGCACCAACCGCTCCGATGTGGTGGACCTGAGCGCCCGCACGTGCGGCGGCAACGGACATATTCGCCCCCTTGCCGCCGAGATAGATCGCCCGCCCCGTCGAACTTAAAGTTTCTCCCGGGGCGAGGATATGAGGCACGGAATAGACAATATCGGCATTGATAGAGCCTAAATTCCAGATCGCCATTTTACATTCCCTTGGTTAACGCACCTTGCAGGCTGCGATTGCAGCCATGTTCAGGATGTCATTAACCGTCGAGACAGTCGAGCAAATCTGGATGGGTTTATCGACACCTGCGAGAATCGGTCCGATCACGGTCGCGCCCCCCATTTCCTGCATCAACTTGACCGAGATCGAAGCCGAGTGGCGAGCAGGAACGACAAGGACATTCGCTGGTCCCGTGAGGCGGCTGAACGGATAATGCTCTGCTGAACGCGGATTTAGCGCAACATCTACCGTCATCTCGCCTTCGTACTCGAAATCTACACCACGCTTATCAAGGATTTTGGGTGCGACATTCATCTTGGTTGCGCGTTCCGATACGGGATATCCGAAGGTCGAGAACGATACAAAGGCAACCCGAGGATCCAGACCAAGGTCACGGGCAACGTCGGCACCGCGTTCGGCAATATCCGCAAGGTCCTCTTCGCTTGGCCATTCATGCACAAGCGTATCGCCGATCAGAACGATACGGCCCTTGTTGATGATCGCAGAAATCCCGACTGCTCCCGAAGAGGGAGATGCGTCAAACACATGATTGATGAGCTCAAGAACATGCGCTGATTTACGGGTAGCGCCCGTCACCAGACCGTCACCGTGACCATGTGCAAGCATCAACGCGCCAAAGACATGACGGTCTCGGGCCGCAAGACGGTGAATATCGGAGCGGTCGAACCCTTTCCGCTGAAGACGGTCATAGAGGAACGACTTGTAGGTGCTTAAATGCGAGGTGTTCTTTGCGTTGACGACTTCGATCTCGCTGACTGCGTCGGCAAGTCCTTCGGATGTCAAAAGCTCGGCCACTTCGGCTTCGCGGCCGATGACAAGAGCCTTGCCAAGACCGTTGCGTTGATACTGAACAGCAGCACGCAAAACGCGAGGATCGTCGCCTTCGGCAAAAATAATCGTTGCCTGAGCTGCGCGGGCTCGGGACTGAATTCCGCGCAGAATGCTCGCTGTCGGGTCCATGCGCGCCTTGAGCGACGCTTCGTAGGCGTCCATATCTACGATCGGACGACGTGCCACCCCCGTATCCATGCCTGCCCGAGCGACTGCGGGCGGGATTCGATGGATCAGGCGCGGATCGAAGGGCGTCGGAATGATGTAATCGCGACCAAATCCAAGCTTTCGGCCATAGGCCAGAGCGACTTCATCAGGAACATCTTCGCGCGCAAGTTCTGCGAGAGCTTTTGCACAAGCGATTTTCATCTCGTCATTGATCGCACGAGCATTGATATCAAGTGCACCGCGGAACAAATAGGGGAAACCGAGAACGTTGTTCACTTGGTTCGGATAATCCGAACGACCAGTGGCGACGATCGCATCCTCGCGAACTGCATGTGCTTCTTCGGGGGTAATTTCAGGATCGGGGTTTGCCATCGCAAAAATGACAGGATTCGGAGCCATGCTCGCAACCATCTCGGCAGTCACGGCGCCTTTGGCCGACACACCAAGGAAAACGTCCGCGCCCTTCATAGCTTCTTCGAGAGTGCGCGCATCGGTAACGGCGGCATGCGCCGACTTCCATTGGTTCATGCCTTCGGTGCGACCCTGATAGATCACGCCTTTGGTGTCGCACATAATGCAATTATCCTGCTTGGCACCCATCGTCTTGATGAGTTCGAGACAGGCGATGCCAGCGGCACCCGCACCGTTCAGAACAATCTTGCAGTCCTCGATCTTTTTACCCGAGATGTGCAGTGCGTTGATCAATCCCGCTGCACAGATCACGGCGGTGCCGTGCTGGTCGTCATGAAAGACCGGAATGTCCATCTCTTCCTTGAGACGTTGCTCGATGATGAAGCATTCGGGGGCCTTGATATCCTCGAGGTTGATGCCGCCAAAGGTCGGCCCCATGAGGCGAACGGCATTGCAGAACGCGTCGGGATCCTCGGTATCAAGTTCGATATCAATTGAATTCACATCAGCAAAACGCTTGAAGAGAACCGACTTGCCCTCCATCACCGGCTTGGATGCGAGTGCACCGAGGTTTCCAAGTCCAAGAACCGCAGTGCCGTTCGAGATAACAGCGACAAGGTTACCCTTGTTGGTGTAGTCATATGCGGTTTCCGGATTGGCATGGATCTCTTCACAAGGAACAGCAACCCCAGGAGAATACGCCAGCGACAAATCGCGCTGGGTTGTCATCGGGACGGTCGCTTGGACCTCCCACTTACCGGGTGTTGGGTCCATATGAAACGTCAACGCATCTTCGCGTGTGACACGAGCCTTCGCCATTTGCCTATCCCTCCTGAAGCGTTCCTCAGCCATAAGGGAGAGGTTCATTCCTCGCAACGGGTTCGTTTTCGACTTTTGTCGCTAACATCGGTCGTTTAGGTTCTGGTGCAACAAATTGGGGGACCGAATGAGCACTGGCGCAGTTACGCCGATGATGGCGCAGTATCTGGAGATCAAAGAAAATCATCCGGGTGCGCTCTTGTTTTATCGCATGGGCGACTTCTACGAGATGTTCTTTGAAGATGCAGTCGCGGCGGCAGAGGCTCTTGATATCGCTCTGACCAAGCGTGGAAAGCACAATGACGAGGACATCCCCATGTGCGGCGTCCCCGTTCATGCGGCCGAAGGCTACCTCCTCACCCTCATCCGCAAGGGCTTTCGTGTCGCCGTTTGCGAACAGCTGGAAGATCCCGCAGAGGCCAAGAAGCGTGGATACAAGGCCGTAGTGAAGCGTGATGTTGTGCGTCTGGTAACGCCAGGAACGCTGACCGAAGATAGCCTTCTTGATGCACGGCGCCACAACTTCCTCGCGGCGTATGCCGTGATGCGCGATGAAGGCGCGCTGGCTTGGGTCGACATTTCGACTGGCGCCTTCAATGTCATGTCCTGCCCGCAAGTCCGGCTTGGACCTGAACTTGCGCGACTGTCTCCGCGGGAAGTTATCCTGATAGACGATGCGGATACCGAACTCAGGAACATCGTCAAAGACGCAGGTGCTGCAATCTCGGAGCTTGGACGATCCGCCTTTGACAGCACAAATGGCGAAAAGCGCCTTTGTAGTCTCTATTCTGTCGCTTCTCTTGATGCCTTTGGCACCTTTGGCCGCGCCGAGGTTTCTGCGATGGCGGCCGTAGTCGAGTATCTCGAAATTACACAAAAGGGGAACCTGCCGCTTCTTCGGCCCCCTGTCATCGAAATGCATTCGCAAAATATGCAAATCGATGCAGCAACCCGCCGCTCACTGGAGCTTACCCACGGGTCCCAAGGTGGGCGCGCCGGGTCTCTCCTTGCTACGATCGACAAAACGGTCACCGCAGCGGGGGCCAGACTTCTTGAACGTCGGATTTCTTCACCGTCGTGCGATCTCCAGACCATCGTCCAACGTCAGGAAGCGGTTGCATTCTTTAACGAATCCTCAAGGCTTTCGGAAGATGTACGCGAGCATCTTCGCGCCGTTCACGATGTTGACCGCGCGCTTTCCCGTCTGGCGCTTGAACGTGGCGGGCCGAGAGATATGGCTGCCATTCGCAACACCCAAAGCGAAGCGGAGCGTCTGCATCAGGTTCTGTCGGGATCCAACTTGCCCGAAGTACTGAAATCCGCGGTCGAGTCGCTGGTTGGCCATGAAGAGCTATTGGAGCTGCTTGACCAAGCATTGGTCGCCGAGCCCCCACTTCTATCGCGGGACGGCGGCTTCATAGCACCCGGATACGACGAAGAGCTTGATGAAGCCCGAACACTCAGGGACGAAGGTCGCTCGGTAATCGCATGCATGCAGGCCGAGTTCATCGAACGCACGGGGATTTCGTCACTCAAGATCAAACACAACAATATTCTTGGCTATTTCATCGAAACAACCGCGACCCATGCGGAAAAAATGATGAGCGCGCCGCTCAATGAAACCTTTATCCACCGCCAAACAACTGCCAACCAAGTTCGCTTCACCACGGTTGAACTCAGCGAAATCGAAACCAAGATACTGAACGCGGGATCGCGAGCGATCGAGATCGAAAAGCGTCTCTATTCAAGCCTGAATAGTGCAATTGTTGCGCGCGCGGCAGAGTTGGGCCAGCTCAGCCGTGCCTTGGCAGAGCTTGATGTTGCTGTGAGCCTCGCGACGCTTGCGCGTGCGGAAAACTGGACAAGACCAAAGCTCGACAGATCACGGGCTTTCAACATCAAGGGTGGGCGGCACCCCGTTGTTGAACAAGCGCTTAAACGAACAGGCGAGCCCTTTGTTGTCAACGATTGCTCGCTAACCGAAACCCCGATCTGGCTTTTGACCGGTCCAAACATGGCTGGTAAATCAACCTACCTTCGCCAGAACGCTTTGATCGCGGTCCTGGCGCAAATGGGTTCATTTGTTCCCGCCAAGTCCGCCGAAATCGGTCTTGTGAGCCAAATCTTTTCGCGGGTCGGGGCATCCGATGATCTTGCCCGCGGCAGGTCAACGTTCATGGTCGAAATGGTCGAAACCGCTGCAATCCTCAATCAAGCAGACGATCGAGCCTTGGTTATCCTAGACGAGATCGGGCGCGGCACCGCGACCTATGATGGTCTCTCGATTGCTTGGGCGACACTTGAACATCTTCACGATGTGAACCGCTGCCGCGCTCTTTTTGCGACGCACTACCACGAAATGTCCTCGCTCGCCGAGAAACTGGACGGCGTGGATAATGCGACCGTATCCGTCAAGGAATGGAAGGGCGATGTCGTCTTTCTTCATGAAGTTCGACGTGGAACAGCAGACAGAAGCTATGGGGTTCAGGTCGCCCGGCTTGCCGGCCTTCCTCCGCTTGTCGTCGAGCGTGCCAAAGTCGTCTTGGAAGCGCTTGAAAAAGGCGAGCGTGAAGGCGGCACTGCACGTCAGAGTCTCATCGATGATCTGCCGCTTTTCGCGGCTATGTCGGCACCCGCAAAGCCGACAGAGAGTCAAAAAGCCTCGGCGGTGGAAGATCGCCTTAGGGAAATTTTCCCAGACAACCTTACACCGCGCGAGGCCCTTGATCTTCTCTACGAGCTAAAAGCTCTGAGCGGGTCTGATTAGGAAGCTGGCGTCGAAGATACGCCGACTTGCGCTGGACGCAGCAAGCGATCGTGAAGGAGGAAGCCCTCGGCCATCACCTGGATAATATCGCCGGCCTTGGTTCCAGGGACAGGCGCTTCAAACATTGCCTCGTGCTGCTGGGGATCAAATCGATCACCGACTTCAGGCTTAACAAGAGTAACGCCGTGCTTTTGAAACACATTCAAAAGTTCGCGCATGGTGAGCTCGATACCTTCGATCACAGCTGCCGATGTTT encodes:
- a CDS encoding NADP-dependent malic enzyme; the protein is MAKARVTREDALTFHMDPTPGKWEVQATVPMTTQRDLSLAYSPGVAVPCEEIHANPETAYDYTNKGNLVAVISNGTAVLGLGNLGALASKPVMEGKSVLFKRFADVNSIDIELDTEDPDAFCNAVRLMGPTFGGINLEDIKAPECFIIEQRLKEEMDIPVFHDDQHGTAVICAAGLINALHISGKKIEDCKIVLNGAGAAGIACLELIKTMGAKQDNCIMCDTKGVIYQGRTEGMNQWKSAHAAVTDARTLEEAMKGADVFLGVSAKGAVTAEMVASMAPNPVIFAMANPDPEITPEEAHAVREDAIVATGRSDYPNQVNNVLGFPYLFRGALDINARAINDEMKIACAKALAELAREDVPDEVALAYGRKLGFGRDYIIPTPFDPRLIHRIPPAVARAGMDTGVARRPIVDMDAYEASLKARMDPTASILRGIQSRARAAQATIIFAEGDDPRVLRAAVQYQRNGLGKALVIGREAEVAELLTSEGLADAVSEIEVVNAKNTSHLSTYKSFLYDRLQRKGFDRSDIHRLAARDRHVFGALMLAHGHGDGLVTGATRKSAHVLELINHVFDASPSSGAVGISAIINKGRIVLIGDTLVHEWPSEEDLADIAERGADVARDLGLDPRVAFVSFSTFGYPVSERATKMNVAPKILDKRGVDFEYEGEMTVDVALNPRSAEHYPFSRLTGPANVLVVPARHSASISVKLMQEMGGATVIGPILAGVDKPIQICSTVSTVNDILNMAAIAACKVR
- the mutS gene encoding DNA mismatch repair protein MutS; the encoded protein is MSTGAVTPMMAQYLEIKENHPGALLFYRMGDFYEMFFEDAVAAAEALDIALTKRGKHNDEDIPMCGVPVHAAEGYLLTLIRKGFRVAVCEQLEDPAEAKKRGYKAVVKRDVVRLVTPGTLTEDSLLDARRHNFLAAYAVMRDEGALAWVDISTGAFNVMSCPQVRLGPELARLSPREVILIDDADTELRNIVKDAGAAISELGRSAFDSTNGEKRLCSLYSVASLDAFGTFGRAEVSAMAAVVEYLEITQKGNLPLLRPPVIEMHSQNMQIDAATRRSLELTHGSQGGRAGSLLATIDKTVTAAGARLLERRISSPSCDLQTIVQRQEAVAFFNESSRLSEDVREHLRAVHDVDRALSRLALERGGPRDMAAIRNTQSEAERLHQVLSGSNLPEVLKSAVESLVGHEELLELLDQALVAEPPLLSRDGGFIAPGYDEELDEARTLRDEGRSVIACMQAEFIERTGISSLKIKHNNILGYFIETTATHAEKMMSAPLNETFIHRQTTANQVRFTTVELSEIETKILNAGSRAIEIEKRLYSSLNSAIVARAAELGQLSRALAELDVAVSLATLARAENWTRPKLDRSRAFNIKGGRHPVVEQALKRTGEPFVVNDCSLTETPIWLLTGPNMAGKSTYLRQNALIAVLAQMGSFVPAKSAEIGLVSQIFSRVGASDDLARGRSTFMVEMVETAAILNQADDRALVILDEIGRGTATYDGLSIAWATLEHLHDVNRCRALFATHYHEMSSLAEKLDGVDNATVSVKEWKGDVVFLHEVRRGTADRSYGVQVARLAGLPPLVVERAKVVLEALEKGEREGGTARQSLIDDLPLFAAMSAPAKPTESQKASAVEDRLREIFPDNLTPREALDLLYELKALSGSD